The stretch of DNA GACTTAATCTGTCGTGATTTTTTTGCGATTTCAGATACATATGACGTTAATCAAAGATTATgtacgattgtgatttgattccACTTTATATACGACTAAGAATATGCcaagttatgcgatttaatgctctcagtgaatgaaaaaaaaactcaccaatgtaataaaagataattatcattGTCGAACACAATGAGCGAGGCTTTAGATCATACGGTTCGTTCGTCTccgatattcttttttttactttctctattttattttattgcaaAGTTCAGTTTATTTTACAAAACCTATCCATTATTTTCCTGGGTGCCTGCCTCTTAGGTTCTGTCCTATGTTGTTTCGAAGTCTACACCCAGACTAGCGTTGTCAGAcaacatttcattttcgacagaaaacatgtcatttcatgccttgaagcgtcaaataggcaaataatgtcatatcttcgggtcttcgtagcctaattggttgcgtgtccgctactaagcgaacgatcatgagctaataactcagggcccctcaactgaccatctttgtgtgttattctagctactacgtccacgcaacaatcatcatgtgtcggtaatcccagtcccttaccgctcacattacgatctgctgcatcggtaattggtgctaattctaacacagcaatggaagcctcatatcagcagtcccgttgggaacagtccaactgtgaacattcgaacaataggaatattctaacgctgaaaaaggcggcatgtgttgtgtatcgatagaaatggaatactcggcatgtgttgtgtatcgatagaattggaatattcttaggcctaaacagctactgtgttatacataaaaaaaaacaaatgtttatcgatggataggaatcttaagcttaaataatatacaacaatagttttcttaacataaaaatgtatacgaataaattcggctctgtgacagctgaattgctaaatgagcctaataaacggatgggataaaaaaaaaaatgtcatatgtcccccaacgctttaaaatgtttgtatatatggaagcagacatctctttcttttttgttttttcatctttttttgggattgcacacaaaaaaaagttcaaacgacgacaacgggaatcgaaccaaggtcggctggaatgcaagactgttttacacgatcacgctatccacatagctaatgatgctgttgaggaggagcgtgataatattacatctcattaaaaattgaagttggaaagtgttttctagttTTACTCCTAGCATACACTTTCCAGCATGAAGGAGATCTATgtccatctcggtctgggccgtggccatgtaatgcgtgcttatttgaaacgtatttcttgtttcgctcgctcgtattattcTTATATTGCAATaccatatacaggtcggacgattatatataatcgcaatttctcTTTCAAcgataattttcgaatccaatacataatcaaatcacaaaaatgcaatttttcaattaatgtttgacattcatacatgaatgaaaaaattgttttcttgagattcgattatgtataggattagagaataattgttgaaaaaaaatggtcgactatatataatcgagtccgacctgtattatacgagtgcttaccagtatttgtgagtcatggaattttctgtcatttttacgctcatttaatgtaataaatcgggatgacaaaacctgagctaaaaatcaattttgggtgtaacgTCCTTTGTATGTTGGCAATCCAGTGAAAAGTGACATGCAGAAATTGTTGCCTCATTGCGAGACATTCAGGTTTCCTTTCCTTAAAAGAGGATAAGTATGAGTGACCTTGTTGAGGCCGTTTCTAAGCAGTCTTTCCTTACTGTTGTTTCTGATATGCCATCGAAGAGtggtgttttcaattttttgaagaaaagctGATCTACTGTTTCTCCAGGCTATGTCCCAACTTAGGCGGATCTGTTGCTTTATCCAAAGTCCCGCATCAGAGTGAGGAACGGGAATATTTGAAGGTTTTTGGGTTCTGCAccgattgtttttgtttcgaaCAAGATGAACTAAAGATATTACACATAAATACTGGAAAAGTTCAAATTTATGTTGCAGAAGAGCTTGTTGGTGAAGATTAAATTTTACAGCAAGACAATGCATCTAAGGATATTAAGCAATGGTCATCTGAccacaatatcgttgttttggtTGTTTTGGATTGGTCTACTGTCTCACCGGATCTCAACCCGATTGAGAACCTCATGGGAATTCTGTCTCGCAACGTTTATCGTAAGGGACGTTAATTTCAGAATGTCTCACAACTGAAACAAACCATAAAGGAAGAATAGACAAAAATCGAGGAAGGAGTTCCAAGAAATCTTGTTTATTCAATGCAAAATCGATTGATTGAAGTCTTGATAGAAAAGAGGGAGCAATACAAAATACAGATGTTTCAAATTCAAACCCTATGTGAAATATATGTGTATTAGAAAAAGCTGcttttttaataatttccataattttttcctaTTATATTTCGTTATTCTAAAATTATCATTGATTTATGAATAAAACGCAGcatagtttattattttcgctaTCGTAGGCAGATCATTTTGCTATCTTAGCAGATATTTTGAGTTCGAAAACATTGAATTAACTAATCAAATATTGAGGTTAGTTAATTggtgttgaattaaagaggcttcaaactctgagagttcattcgcctctacaaatattaaaaaaacaccCGATGCCTCTATATGTTTTTCCATTGAGATAATGCCATTTTgatattgtttgatagttagtttcataaaatataccattttattcattttgactgtaatgaattgttattGAGTacccaaatcgattgatgcaaaacactcgtaaatctatcagaaaatgactgagcaataactgTGGATGCAAGAGGAAGATTGCATGTTCGATGTCGACCTATCAGAAcgcggtatttccgtttggataacggttgagatttttcaattgatcgatagttagtttcatgacatatattattttattcattgtaaaaaattgttatggagcgcCGGAATCGATTGATCCATCACGATCTCATAAATCCATCATGAAACgattgagcaataagcgtttgaaatcgaacaattttcacgatgcgatcgattttcattttgtaccctcaatatgttcccgaaagtcgtagtcctacgtcaaaatacataCATTCGCAAGCCTCACCACTCGTTAACACCGAACTAACTCTAATCTCTGtgcgtcttttttttctttttcttgcagTGAAATGGCCAGTCCTAGATGCCAATCGAGGGAGTCATCCGGCGGTGGCCGTTGCCCTTCGGACGAATCGATCCGCTCCGAGGGCGACCGGGACGGGCAGAATTCGGGCGCCAATCTGAGCCCGGTTTCGATAACGCTCCCACCGAGCCTTCCGCCAGCAGCCGCCGCCGCCCTCCTGCCTCAGCATTCAGCCGCTATGGCCGCCTACCTGAACGTGGCAGCCGTTGCGGCCCAGCAGAACCGACTGCTGCTCGGGTCGCCGTTGGCCGGCCTTGCAGCGGCCCGAAACGGGTCCCCACCGATGCTGCCTCCGCTGGCTTCGCCGACGGACGAGAGTGACGACGCGGTGTTGGATTTCAGCAAAAAACGCACCGACAGCGGTGGCACCGGGGATGACGATGGTGGAAGCGATTGTGACGAGGGGGACGCGGTGAATCTGAGCGCGAAATCCGGTGACAACAGTCCGCTAGATCTGTCGGTTAGCACTAGGAAGCGAATGGGTGATGACTCCGATTCGCCCCCGCCCCGGAAAGCCTCCAGACCGCTCGACTACAAACCGGCGATCGTTACGCCCTGGAGTTCTCCGGTTACGGCGCAACATCCGTACTTTGCTGCCGCCGTGGCTGCAGCTGGGCTCTCCCCGAAAAACAACCACGGGGATTGGAATGGAAAGCACAAAGGTGTCACAAATGAAGCCGCAAAAGCCTTGGAAAAGATGACCGAACTGAGCCGTCTTGGAGGTGAGGAAATCTATCGTCCttcaaacaacaacaacaactcggCAGGAGGTCCGGGAGGTGCCACCGCAGGCGGTGGACGCCATAGCGCTTGGCAATCACACTGGCTCAACAAAGGAGCTGACTCGGCCAAGGATGTGCTGAAGTGTGTCTGGTGCAAACAGAGCTTCCCGTCGCTGGCAGCTATGACCACTCACATGAAAGAGACCAAGCACTGCGGAGTAAGCGTTCCTCCGGGCACGGGCATGCAACAGCAGCCCCAGCACCCCCAACAGATGCAGTCGCAGCAACACAACTCATCCGGCGGTCCCAACATGGACCGCAATGCTTCCAATAAACCATCACCCAGCGAGTTGAATCTGTTGATCAAAGAAACGATGCCTCTCCCGCGTAAACTGGTCCGCGGTCAGGACGTTTGGTTGGGTAAAGGGGCTGAGCAAACGCGCCAAATCTTGAAGTGCATGTGGTGTGGCCAAAGCTTCCGATCGCTCGCCGAAATGACGTCCCATATGCAGCAAACTCAGCACTACACCAACATCATCTCACAGGAACAGATCATATCGTGGAAGTCGTCGGACGGTGAGAAACCCGGTAGTGCTCCGGGGCCAAGCGGAAACACCTCGACCAGTGCTTCGGGAGCTCCTAGTGCACCCGCTGCCCAAGCCAACAGCCATGTCAGCGCTGTGCTGACGTGTAAAGTTTGTGATCAAGCGTTCTCCTCGTTGAAGGAACTCAGCAATCACATGGTGAAAAATGCTCACTACAAAGAGCACATCATGCGGTCGATCACCGAGAGTGGCGGCCGGAGGCGACAGACGCGAGAGAAACGGAAGAAATCGCTTCCCGTGAGAAAACTACTCGAAATGGAACGCGCCCAGCAGGACTTCAAGAACGGTGATAACCCTTCCGCTAGTAGTGTCGCCAACAAGCCCATCCGTGATCTTGGCGCCGGGAAAATTACATGCGAAAAGTGCAACGAGAAAATCGAAACCACAATGTTCGTTGATCATATCAGACAGTGTATCGGGGGAACGGCGATCTTGCAGGCCCAACAGCAGCGTGAGAAATTCAAGAATGCACTCCTCTCCAACACCATCATCCCACCGGATTCCATTAGCCCGGTAACGCCCTCGAGCAGGGACGGTCGGAAATCGGTAGGGGATGACTTATCGTCGCCACTGTCGCTCCAGAAATCCCCCATGCCGGCGGATTTGTCCTCCCCGTCTTCCGCCAAGAAAGACGGGAACAAGAGTTCCTCTCCGTCGGTGCTGAACGCGATCGAGCAACTGATCGAGAAGAGCTTCGATACCCGCTCGCGCCATCCTAGCACCAACTTCGGTAACACCAACCAAAGTTCGACCCCGCTTGGGTCGAGCATTCTCAAGCGGTTGGGGATCGATGAGAGCGTAGATTACACCAAACCACTGGTGGACCCACAGACGATGAATCTGCTGAGAAGCTACCACCAGCAGCAGTACATTTCTCAGTTTGGAAGACGGGAGCGAAGTGGCAGCGAGTCGAGCTCCATTTCCGAGCGGGGATCCAGCCGGGTTGACTCGTTGACACCGGAGAAAAAGTATGACACACCAAGTCATTCGACGCCGCGAGGAACTCCCGATCGGCAGTTCTTGGAAGAGCACAATAACAGTGACGAGCAGCAGCAACAGGTCAACATCAAGAGGGAAGTGCAAAGCGATGACGAGGACGACGAGGAGAAGCAGGAACAACCACCGAAGCTGAAAATCAAGAAAGAGCTGGACGAAGACGAGGAGGAAGTCGGCACAATGCTGCGTCCACCGAGCAAATCGAACGAGGAACTGGTGACGGACGTGGAGAAGGAGTTCAGGCGACGCAACAGTGTCGCATCTAGTCCAGCACCGAGTCCACGAATGTCTACGGCGAGCGTTCCGTTGAGTCCAGCGGCTAGTCCGGTGAGTGATCATCATTCCATCGCTTCGCGATCGACACCGGGTGTGGCGGACGGTGGTGGTAAGTCGAAGCAGCCGTCGGGAGGAGGTAGTGTGAGCAGCAGTTTGGGTGCACTTTCGTCGATGTTCGATAGTTTGACGGGGGCGAACAGTGCAGCAAACGCGGACGCAGGCGGGGGTAGTTCGGGCAAGAAACCAAGTGCCCATCCATTGGCGGCGCTGCAGAAGCTCTGCGATAAGACGGAGACAACACCGAGCGGCCGGGGTGGTTCCAGCAGTGCTCTGCTGTCGGCCACGACCAACAGCCAGGCTAGCAGACCAACGCCGGGTTCGATTTTGGCCTTTAGCTGGGCCTGTAACGATGCGGTTGTGTCGGATGAATCGGTTATCAAGTGTGCGTATTGCGATACCACTTTCACCACGAAGGGTGCCTACCGGCACCATCTGTCGAAGGCTCACTTCGTAAATGACGACGTGTTtcatgatccgaaaaatcattcgTTGAAGCCGGGATCACCGCATTCACCCAAGTCCACTAGTGGCCGCGATAGCGCGGCGACAAACGAGGGCGGTGGAACACCTGTGCACCAAGCAGGATGCAGTAGCAGCGGCGGCGGTGGTGGCAATGGTGGAAATGGGCAGGCCAAAAGTCCGCCCCCAGCGCAATCACCGGCGGCAGCGGCGGCATTCGACGAGAGTCCGCACTCCAAGTTTCTCAAGTACACCGAACTGGCCAAGCAACTGTCATCCAAATACGTCTGACATTCCTAAGTCTCCAGCTCACGCATCCAACCTCCTCCGGGGGTAGGTTCGTTAATTTGTGCTGTTTATTGTAAATAATCGGCGAAACTCGGCCGGAACGCAGAGTGATGGACACGTCCAGAACGTAAGTTTGTGTGTAAGCGCGCGCTCTAGAACAACACCGGGAGAGGAATCAAAACAGGGCAGAAAATCGTTTATGTGGAGGGGGAGTTAGCAAGGGATAGGAGGGACAGCGAGCCCATAGCGAGGCAGTAAATTATGTAtttatgtgtgtttccattgcTGCTTTGGGTGCGTCGTTCAATAACCATGCTTCGAagagtgtgagtgtgtgtgtgtgtgtgtgtgtgtgtgtgtgtgtgtgtggagaTGGGAGGAAAGAGACTAAGATAAAGAGAAGTCGGTACGGGAAGAAACCCGATAAACAACAGAAGCGGCAGGTTTTTCCCTGTGTGTATATATCTATGTAGctcagttcttttttttttcttttccgtgTTTTCAAGTGGCGGTCTCTTAACAAGTGTTAGTGGATCTCCTTTTCCGCTTCTTTTAAATCACTCGCTTTAATGGGTTTTATATACACAGTTTGCAAGAGCCGGGAGGCGCAGAGTAAAaacaaacacacatacacattctAACGTCTCGGAACAGGTCTCTGCGGTGGTTTGGAATACCAAGTAGAGCAAATATATGTGTGGTAGGCCTGCTGCAGCGGTGTGGGTTAAGTTGAAGTGCAGTCTTCAGGcgcaaataaaatgaaaaaaagctaCGGAGAACGGAGAAGAAATCAATCAAGAAAATAAAGCCAGCGTCAGCGAAAAATAAAGAGCAGACCGCGTGTGGAAAGGGTAAAATACAACAGACACAGAGAGCCACACAGTCGGAAGACGGCGGTTCTCCAAATCGGGACGGAAACAAAATGGAGTTCTGCGTGGTGGCTCTGAAAGATGGCTCACGCACCATGGGCATATTGAGCAACAAATTCCTTGCAAAAAAGGGATTTGATTGTGACACAGAGATgccagtttttgtttttttttctggtgtaAATTCGTAGACTTTTTCTAAGCTACAAATTGATTAGTTTTAAATAAATTGCAATATGGCATATTGAATAAAGTCATATTTCGCACAAATAACCACACATGTTTGACACGTTTATGTAGAATGGCACATATATTagtttcttaaaataaaaaaatatctggtCTACAGAAATATGCCCTTTTTCAAATCCTctaaccctttaacgggtactggcaactatattgccaccaacgattttattttgtttctctC from Toxorhynchites rutilus septentrionalis strain SRP chromosome 3, ASM2978413v1, whole genome shotgun sequence encodes:
- the LOC129774872 gene encoding protein tiptop isoform X1, giving the protein MMLHEAVMLEIYRQALHASEMASPRCQSRESSGGGRCPSDESIRSEGDRDGQNSGANLSPVSITLPPSLPPAAAAALLPQHSAAMAAYLNVAAVAAQQNRLLLGSPLAGLAAARNGSPPMLPPLASPTDESDDAVLDFSKKRTDSGGTGDDDGGSDCDEGDAVNLSAKSGDNSPLDLSVSTRKRMGDDSDSPPPRKASRPLDYKPAIVTPWSSPVTAQHPYFAAAVAAAGLSPKNNHGDWNGKHKGVTNEAAKALEKMTELSRLGGEEIYRPSNNNNNSAGGPGGATAGGGRHSAWQSHWLNKGADSAKDVLKCVWCKQSFPSLAAMTTHMKETKHCGVSVPPGTGMQQQPQHPQQMQSQQHNSSGGPNMDRNASNKPSPSELNLLIKETMPLPRKLVRGQDVWLGKGAEQTRQILKCMWCGQSFRSLAEMTSHMQQTQHYTNIISQEQIISWKSSDGEKPGSAPGPSGNTSTSASGAPSAPAAQANSHVSAVLTCKVCDQAFSSLKELSNHMVKNAHYKEHIMRSITESGGRRRQTREKRKKSLPVRKLLEMERAQQDFKNGDNPSASSVANKPIRDLGAGKITCEKCNEKIETTMFVDHIRQCIGGTAILQAQQQREKFKNALLSNTIIPPDSISPVTPSSRDGRKSVGDDLSSPLSLQKSPMPADLSSPSSAKKDGNKSSSPSVLNAIEQLIEKSFDTRSRHPSTNFGNTNQSSTPLGSSILKRLGIDESVDYTKPLVDPQTMNLLRSYHQQQYISQFGRRERSGSESSSISERGSSRVDSLTPEKKYDTPSHSTPRGTPDRQFLEEHNNSDEQQQQVNIKREVQSDDEDDEEKQEQPPKLKIKKELDEDEEEVGTMLRPPSKSNEELVTDVEKEFRRRNSVASSPAPSPRMSTASVPLSPAASPVSDHHSIASRSTPGVADGGGKSKQPSGGGSVSSSLGALSSMFDSLTGANSAANADAGGGSSGKKPSAHPLAALQKLCDKTETTPSGRGGSSSALLSATTNSQASRPTPGSILAFSWACNDAVVSDESVIKCAYCDTTFTTKGAYRHHLSKAHFVNDDVFHDPKNHSLKPGSPHSPKSTSGRDSAATNEGGGTPVHQAGCSSSGGGGGNGGNGQAKSPPPAQSPAAAAAFDESPHSKFLKYTELAKQLSSKYV
- the LOC129774872 gene encoding protein tiptop isoform X2, which codes for MASPRCQSRESSGGGRCPSDESIRSEGDRDGQNSGANLSPVSITLPPSLPPAAAAALLPQHSAAMAAYLNVAAVAAQQNRLLLGSPLAGLAAARNGSPPMLPPLASPTDESDDAVLDFSKKRTDSGGTGDDDGGSDCDEGDAVNLSAKSGDNSPLDLSVSTRKRMGDDSDSPPPRKASRPLDYKPAIVTPWSSPVTAQHPYFAAAVAAAGLSPKNNHGDWNGKHKGVTNEAAKALEKMTELSRLGGEEIYRPSNNNNNSAGGPGGATAGGGRHSAWQSHWLNKGADSAKDVLKCVWCKQSFPSLAAMTTHMKETKHCGVSVPPGTGMQQQPQHPQQMQSQQHNSSGGPNMDRNASNKPSPSELNLLIKETMPLPRKLVRGQDVWLGKGAEQTRQILKCMWCGQSFRSLAEMTSHMQQTQHYTNIISQEQIISWKSSDGEKPGSAPGPSGNTSTSASGAPSAPAAQANSHVSAVLTCKVCDQAFSSLKELSNHMVKNAHYKEHIMRSITESGGRRRQTREKRKKSLPVRKLLEMERAQQDFKNGDNPSASSVANKPIRDLGAGKITCEKCNEKIETTMFVDHIRQCIGGTAILQAQQQREKFKNALLSNTIIPPDSISPVTPSSRDGRKSVGDDLSSPLSLQKSPMPADLSSPSSAKKDGNKSSSPSVLNAIEQLIEKSFDTRSRHPSTNFGNTNQSSTPLGSSILKRLGIDESVDYTKPLVDPQTMNLLRSYHQQQYISQFGRRERSGSESSSISERGSSRVDSLTPEKKYDTPSHSTPRGTPDRQFLEEHNNSDEQQQQVNIKREVQSDDEDDEEKQEQPPKLKIKKELDEDEEEVGTMLRPPSKSNEELVTDVEKEFRRRNSVASSPAPSPRMSTASVPLSPAASPVSDHHSIASRSTPGVADGGGKSKQPSGGGSVSSSLGALSSMFDSLTGANSAANADAGGGSSGKKPSAHPLAALQKLCDKTETTPSGRGGSSSALLSATTNSQASRPTPGSILAFSWACNDAVVSDESVIKCAYCDTTFTTKGAYRHHLSKAHFVNDDVFHDPKNHSLKPGSPHSPKSTSGRDSAATNEGGGTPVHQAGCSSSGGGGGNGGNGQAKSPPPAQSPAAAAAFDESPHSKFLKYTELAKQLSSKYV